The following coding sequences lie in one Arachis stenosperma cultivar V10309 chromosome 5, arast.V10309.gnm1.PFL2, whole genome shotgun sequence genomic window:
- the LOC130981839 gene encoding uncharacterized protein LOC130981839: protein MLWFIWALTVQYDCAIIVPGITMYRFLCDKNFSGTNLEKLLKMFAPIPFWRGKLFSALTDHDVWNIPDKRRHRFYYAFVLRRLFAYRNEILYTRNNFNIVGYSKIWPTDEKHCLNNLVKHLTFHNNPNVEVLTEAIEGLSLPSEEEASSSRTIQEELREFQANFLASSVTYPTPPLHQDEHPWNSPLVDQATYGYGNIEDEEPGSRVYPLLPSPTYVDAGIEDGDTEDQYTEGPHDLMDDIDEHEPITKYNL from the coding sequence ATGCTGTGGTTCATATGGGCGCTCACTGTTCAGTATGATTGCGCCATCATAGTTCCTGGAATTACTATGTACAGGTTCCTCTGCGATAAAAACTTCTCAGGAACAAATCTTGAGAAACTTCTCAAGATGTTTGCACCCATCCCATTTTGGAGAGGAAAACTCTTCAGTGCACTAACAGACCATGACGTTTGGAACATCCCTGATAAGCGAAGACACAGGTTTTATTATGCCTTTGTCTTAAGAAGGCTGTTTGCTTATCGTAATGAGATTCTTTACACCAGAAATAACTTTAACATTGTTGGTTACTCAAAGATATGGCCAACAGATGAGAAACACTGTCTCAACAATCTGGTCAAACATCTCACCTTCCACAACAATCCTAACGTCGAGGTACTCACAGAAGCCATTGAAGGACTCTCACTTCCATCAGAAGAAGAAGCTTCCTCCTCCAGGACTATACAAGAAGAATTAAGAGAGTTCCAAGCCAACTTCCTTGCTTCATCTGTGACTTATCCTACCCCGCCACTTCACCAGGATGAACACCCATGGAATTCTCCTCTTGTAGACCAAGCCACATATGGCTATGGAAACATTGAAGACGAAGAGCCAGGATCAAGGGTCtatccactattgccaagcccAACATATGTGGATGCTGGGATTGAAGATGGTGACACTGAGGATCAATACACAGAAGGACCACATGACCTTATGGATGACATTGATGAACATGAGCCCATTACGAAATACAATCTGTGA